A genomic window from Flavobacterium johnsoniae includes:
- the pepT gene encoding peptidase T, translating to MQHIIDRFISYVTIDTESDPHSQTTPSTQKQWNLANKLVEELKAIGLEEVTIDDKAYIMATLPSNVDHEVPTIGFVSHFDTSPDFSGANVKPQIVENYDGKDIVLNAEKNIILSPNYFKDLLQYKGQTIITTDGTTLLGADDKAGITEIVSAMEYLIQHPEIKHGKIRIGFTPDEEIGRGAHHFDVEKFGAQWAYTMDGSQIGELEYENFNAAGAKITFKGKSVHPGYAKGKMINSMLLANDFINELPKGETPEETKGYEGFFHVHHIKGNIEETVLELIIRDHNKKKFENRKELIHKIAKKFNKKFAKKFGEDIVVAEVKDQYYNMKEKVLPVKYIVDIAEKAMRELNIKPIIKPIRGGTDGSQLSFMGLPCPNIFAGGHNFHGKYEYVPAESIQKATDVIVKIAELTAIPGIFDAPEKPKRKK from the coding sequence ATGCAACATATCATAGATCGTTTTATCAGTTACGTAACAATTGACACTGAATCAGATCCACATTCACAAACAACACCAAGTACACAAAAACAATGGAATCTTGCCAATAAATTAGTCGAAGAACTAAAAGCAATTGGACTTGAAGAAGTTACGATAGATGATAAAGCATATATCATGGCGACGCTTCCAAGCAATGTAGATCATGAAGTTCCCACAATTGGTTTTGTTTCTCATTTTGATACTTCTCCAGATTTTAGCGGAGCAAATGTAAAACCCCAAATTGTTGAAAATTACGATGGAAAAGATATTGTTTTAAATGCAGAAAAGAACATTATTTTATCTCCAAATTACTTTAAAGATTTATTACAATATAAAGGTCAAACCATCATTACAACTGATGGAACAACACTTTTAGGAGCAGATGATAAAGCGGGAATTACAGAAATTGTTTCGGCAATGGAATATTTAATTCAGCATCCAGAAATTAAACACGGGAAAATCAGAATAGGTTTTACGCCAGACGAAGAAATCGGTCGCGGAGCGCATCATTTTGATGTTGAAAAATTCGGAGCGCAATGGGCTTACACAATGGATGGAAGCCAGATTGGCGAATTAGAATATGAAAATTTTAACGCAGCTGGAGCTAAAATTACTTTTAAAGGAAAAAGCGTTCACCCAGGTTATGCAAAAGGAAAAATGATTAATTCTATGCTTTTGGCTAATGATTTTATCAACGAACTTCCGAAAGGTGAAACTCCAGAAGAAACTAAAGGTTACGAAGGATTTTTCCACGTTCATCACATCAAAGGAAATATCGAAGAAACAGTTTTAGAACTGATTATTCGAGATCATAACAAGAAAAAGTTCGAAAACAGAAAAGAACTAATTCATAAAATAGCCAAAAAGTTCAATAAAAAATTCGCAAAGAAATTTGGAGAAGATATTGTTGTTGCTGAAGTTAAAGATCAATATTACAATATGAAAGAAAAGGTTCTGCCTGTAAAATATATTGTGGATATTGCCGAAAAAGCGATGCGTGAATTAAACATTAAACCGATCATTAAACCAATTCGCGGCGGAACTGACGGTTCTCAATTATCATTTATGGGATTACCTTGTCCGAATATTTTTGCGGGTGGACATAATTTCCACGGAAAATACGAATATGTTCCAGCAGAAAGCATCCAGAAAGCAACAGATGTTATCGTAAAAATTGCAGAATTAACAGCAATTCCTGGAATCTTTGACGCGCCCGAAAAACCTAAAAGAAAAAAATAA